A segment of the Leptospira hartskeerlii genome:
CCTGATCCAGGACCCATTCCATCTGGCCTTAAAAGAACTTTTGCCCAGAGAACATTGGGAAGATTTTAAGAACGGTCGGGAAAAGCAAGCCTTCTTAGATTTCGAAATGGGAAGAATTGAAGAAGAGGATTTTTTCCGGAGATTTTATTTGGATTCTCATAAGGATAAGGGACTTCCTCATCCTAAGGATCTAAAGGAAAAGATGTTTTCCAAGATCACTCCTATCACTGAAACTTTGGAGATCGTAAAAAGTTTAAGGTCCAAAGGTTTTTCAGTGATTCTCGCTAGTAATTATTCGATCTGGTACAAAGAAGTTATGAAATTTCCAGAGATAGGAGAACTTTTGCATTCTTTGGATGCTTTGTATTTTTCCTGTGAGATGGGTGTCCGAAAACCTGCCCAAGAATATTTCCAATGGATAGAGACTGATTTTCCCGGAAAAGATTATGTATTCATAGATGATAATCCGACCAATGTGGAAGTCGCTGGTTATATGAACTGGAATGCATTTAAGTTTAATCCTAAAAAACCGGGAGAGCTGAAGGAGTTCCTTACAGAGCAGTACCCCAATTGTCTTTGACCTCTGCTCCAGGATAAGATTCTTCTCTGCTATCGATCAATATTCCTAAACGATCCATATAAAAATAAAATTCACCTTTTGGTTGGAAAGGATTCGGTTTGATCCGGATAGAAACGAGCTCCAAAGGAAATCTAAGAGATTGGTTTAGCCTGATATTTTTTGCGGGAACTGCAATTTGGGTCTCTATTCTTTTCCAACCATCAAACTTAAGATCTCCTAATTCAATGACGATCTCTTTGGATTTTTTCTGATGAAATACCAATTCTAAAACCACGTTATGATTATTTGAGTAAGCCCAGAAAAACACTCTTGTTGGAATTCCGATCGGGAGACGGATCGGTTCCTTAGGTCTAATCTCCAGATGTTCATGTTTAGGATTTTCGAAGAATGTTTGGACCATCATGGATCTGTATTCTTCTTTGGGAGATGCCTTGTATAATTCTCTTTCTTTTAGGAATGCTTGGGAGTCCGGGACCTGAGAAACATAGTCTATCCTATTTAAGAAGGAAACTCCTCTATAAACTTCCCAAGGTCTTTCTCCTTCGAAAGAATCCACTAGAAAAAGATTGTAATGCTTCCAATCGATTAGTACTTTTTCTAATTGAAGGACTCTGCTTGCCTCGTCTTGGTCTCTTTTGACGGGAGGTGCCCAGGTCGGTTTAGGAAGGATCCATAAACTTAGGCAAAGGCAGAATAGAACGGTCCGGATCACTCTAGATCTTTCGGTAGATTTTGTGGATCTCCTAATAAGAAGCCGGGTTTTTTGCCGAATTCCGGTGTTTTCAAAGCCGATAATTCTAAAAGGTATTTTATGAACCGGGATATTCTCAAAATCCTACTGAGCGGACTTCTAATTCTGCTACTTGGATCTCTTGCATTTTATTTATATGTGGAAAGGGATCGGATCGCAGCTTGGTATAAGGACAAAAATGTCCAAGTAGAGGAGAAGTCCCAGCCAGAGCGGACCATTCTTACTCCGGAAGAAGTACCTGACGGAAAAGATCTATCTTCTCCGAACCAAAACTTTGACTCTGATTTTTCCAAACCTAAGGATACTGTCACCGAACCTTCTTCTCAACCTTTGCCAAAAGACTATGAGCCAGGTTTAGGAAAAGAGAAGAAGGATCCACTCTCTACAAAAACTTCTGAGAAACCGGAGACAAAGGTTACTGAAACTACTGATCTTCCTAAAAGAGAAGAGATGGATCGTCCTAGAACAAAAATTAGGGACGAAAGTTTAGTGGAATACGACGACGGTCCTAAACTCAAAAAAGAAAAACGTCATTCTAAAAAGATTAAGAAAAGAAGAATGGCTCATTCTTCAGTAAATGCTAAGATATATTCTTTGGAAAAAAGAGTAGGGCGTTTAGAAAAAAAATTGGGAATGAAAAACGGATCACCTAAAAAGAAGAGTAAGATCTCCTTACGTAAACGTGTGGAAATCTTGGAACAGGAAGTTTCCGGTCTGAAAAAAAAGTCCAAGTCAGAATAGTTTCCTAGAAAGTCGTGGGAGTTTCAGAAAATTATAAAACGATCATTCAAGAACTGGAGTCCCTAAAACCTGTAGGAACTCCAACACTCATCGCAGTTTCTAAATTCCAACCCAAAGAAAAAGTCCAAGAAGCAATTGCCGGAGGAGTAATCCATTTCGGCGAAAATAGAGTCCAAGAAGGGATCGAAAAATTTTCCGACTTGGGAAAACCTGAAAAAGATTTTATACTACATCATATAGGTCCCGTACAATCTTCTCACATCCGAAAATATGCAGGACTTTATTCATTCGTTCATGGAGTAGGTTCGCAAAAAGTCCTAGAGGAATTGAAAAGAAGAATGGACGGGGACCGCTGGAAGATACGTTACTTCCTACAAGTCAATCTAACAAAAGAAGATTCGAAATCAGGATTTTCGAAAGAAGAAGTTTTGGGCCTTCTTCGAAACAAAGAAACTCTCAGCTCTGAGTTCTGTATATTAGAAGGTTTTATGACAATGGGTCCAAGCTCAGGCGATCCGGAAGAAACCCGCAAAGTGTTTAGAGAGATTGCCGAGCTTCGAAAAGAATTTTGCCCCCAAGGAAAGTTATCCATGGGAATGTCAGGCGATTACAGGATTGCATTGGAAGAAGGTAGCGATTATCTTAGGATCGGAACCGCAATATTCGGAGAAAGAACATGAAATATAATAAAATTGGTATCATAGGCTGCGGGAATATGGGAGGAGCGATCTATCATTCTCTCCAATCTAGAAAAATTGATGTGATCGGTTATGATCCTTATCTAGATCCAAAAAAAGCAGAGGGAATGGTTTTGGAATCTGATTGGTCCAATTTCCAAAAGAAAGCGGATCTTCTTATCTTAGCAATAAAACCTGCAGAGGTTTCTAAAACTCTTAGATCTTTAGAGGCTCCTAAAGCAATTCTATCTGTGGCAGCAGGCATTGACACAAAGATACTTTCTTCTTCTGCTCCTGTTGGATCTAAGGTAGTACGTATCATGCCGAATCTCCCTATTCTCGTAGGGAAGGGCGCGTTGGGTTACTACGGAGATAAGGAACTATACGAAAGTCTAAAGGAGATTTTCTCACCAATCTCTTATTGTTTGGAACTTTCTAAAGAAGAACTATTGGATGCTGTGACTGGACTCTCCGGTTCGGGCCCTGCTTATGTACTTCGGTTTATCCAAAGTTTGGCAGAAGGTGGAGTTGCCTCCGGTTTGACATACTCTCAAGCATTAGAGCTTTCCATACAAACTGTGATAGGTGGTGCGGAATTACTTGCAAAAGAATTGGAAAAGAATCCTGATACTCATCCTGAAGTTTTGAAAAATAAAGTAACTTCTCCTGGCGGAACTACAATTGCAGGTTTGGAAGAGTTGGAGAAGAATAAGTTTCCCTTTGCTGTTATCTCTGCAGTGAAAAGAGCAACTGAACGTTCTAAGGAGTTAGGAAACTAAATAGAAAGGATTAGCAAATAAAAGGATTTGTTTCTTTTTTATAAGGAAAGAGTAGAAAAGGTAGAAATAAAACGTCTCTTTGTCTACTTTTGAGGATATTGATTTGATGTAAAACGCTCTAGCGCGGACAGGATTCGAACCTGTGACCTTTGGGTTATGAGCCCAACGAGCTACCGGCTGCTCCACCGCGCGGCGTCTAAAACCATGTTTCCTTAACCCAGGCTGAAAGTCAAACGAAAAAGCAAAAAGAGTTTGATTTCCCGGAGGAAAGCTTTTTGATGCTACTACCTCTCGCGGATCGACTTCACGGAAAATGTTCAAAGTCCGTAGGCGAAGAAACGGATTAGCGAAATAAATTATCTTTTCAATTTTGTATTGGGAGATTCCACAGTTGATCGGAAAAGACAATGATCCATTGATGATCGAATATTATGAGAAGAAGATCTATGATCAGAAACAACTTCTCGAGATCAGTAAGGCTCTTAATTCCACACTGGATTATAAGTATCTAATTGATGCTATTTTAAATATTTGTTTAGCTCAACTTCAAACTTTGAGTGCGGCTATCTTTTTAGCACCGGAAGCTGACTCCAATTATTTCGAATTAGAACCTAGCTTTAAAGGATTCGATCTTGCAGAAGACGATGCAGGATTCAAAATCAAAACAGACGCGCCTTTGGTTACTTTTTTAGAAACCAAACTTAAAGCTATGACTCCTGATCAAGTAGAGGAGTCTATGGGTTTAAGTCCTGAACTGGAATTTTTAAGAAGAATCGGCGGAGACCTGATCATTCCTTTGAATGCAAAAGGAAAAGTGAACGGACTTCTTCTCTTGGGTGAAAAGATTACCATGGGAGAATGGATGGAAGAAGACAGAGACTTCCTCACCACTCTTTCTACTCTTGCAGGAATTGCAGTAGAGAACTCTAGATTGTACGAACTTGCTACCGTTGATATGATGACAGGTTTGAAAGTGCATCACTATTTCCAGACCAAGCTCAAAGAAGAAATGGAACGTTGCCGTAAAAAGAGAACGAATCTTGCTCTTCTATTCACCGACGTGGACAACTTCAAAAAGTTCAATGATACTCATGGGCACCAAGCAGGGGACCAGGTGTTGATCTAAGTTGAAGCAAGAAAGATAAAATCTACGCGCAAAAATGTAATAGAANNNNNNNNNNGGTCCCCTGCTTGGTGCCCATGAGTATCATTGAACTTTTTGAAGTTGCTGCAAGACTGATCCAATCTGCGGGCAAACATGATATCGCCGCCAGATATGGTGGAGAAGAATTTTGTTTAGTCATGCCTGGAGCGGATTTAAAACGCGGCTTCGAAATGGGAGA
Coding sequences within it:
- a CDS encoding HAD family hydrolase — protein: MRSPLFVFDLMDTLIQDPFHLALKELLPREHWEDFKNGREKQAFLDFEMGRIEEEDFFRRFYLDSHKDKGLPHPKDLKEKMFSKITPITETLEIVKSLRSKGFSVILASNYSIWYKEVMKFPEIGELLHSLDALYFSCEMGVRKPAQEYFQWIETDFPGKDYVFIDDNPTNVEVAGYMNWNAFKFNPKKPGELKEFLTEQYPNCL
- a CDS encoding flagellar filament outer layer protein FlaA; its protein translation is MIRTVLFCLCLSLWILPKPTWAPPVKRDQDEASRVLQLEKVLIDWKHYNLFLVDSFEGERPWEVYRGVSFLNRIDYVSQVPDSQAFLKERELYKASPKEEYRSMMVQTFFENPKHEHLEIRPKEPIRLPIGIPTRVFFWAYSNNHNVVLELVFHQKKSKEIVIELGDLKFDGWKRIETQIAVPAKNIRLNQSLRFPLELVSIRIKPNPFQPKGEFYFYMDRLGILIDSREESYPGAEVKDNWGTAL
- a CDS encoding YggS family pyridoxal phosphate-dependent enzyme, whose amino-acid sequence is MGVSENYKTIIQELESLKPVGTPTLIAVSKFQPKEKVQEAIAGGVIHFGENRVQEGIEKFSDLGKPEKDFILHHIGPVQSSHIRKYAGLYSFVHGVGSQKVLEELKRRMDGDRWKIRYFLQVNLTKEDSKSGFSKEEVLGLLRNKETLSSEFCILEGFMTMGPSSGDPEETRKVFREIAELRKEFCPQGKLSMGMSGDYRIALEEGSDYLRIGTAIFGERT
- the proC gene encoding pyrroline-5-carboxylate reductase: MKYNKIGIIGCGNMGGAIYHSLQSRKIDVIGYDPYLDPKKAEGMVLESDWSNFQKKADLLILAIKPAEVSKTLRSLEAPKAILSVAAGIDTKILSSSAPVGSKVVRIMPNLPILVGKGALGYYGDKELYESLKEIFSPISYCLELSKEELLDAVTGLSGSGPAYVLRFIQSLAEGGVASGLTYSQALELSIQTVIGGAELLAKELEKNPDTHPEVLKNKVTSPGGTTIAGLEELEKNKFPFAVISAVKRATERSKELGN